A genomic stretch from Bradyrhizobium quebecense includes:
- a CDS encoding helix-turn-helix domain-containing protein, protein MRRHSTDEISSKVKQAEELMARGQSQAQACKVLGVSVMTFHRWRKQEAARGHHPNGTVTELAARADDRDGIPHAHNRIDELRLENERLRRIVTDLLLEKMKIEEKLALRSSGGNGLPRRGEVQS, encoded by the coding sequence ATGAGGCGTCATTCAACTGACGAGATCAGTTCCAAGGTCAAACAAGCCGAGGAACTCATGGCGCGGGGGCAGTCACAAGCCCAAGCGTGCAAGGTGCTGGGCGTTAGCGTGATGACATTTCACCGCTGGCGCAAGCAGGAGGCTGCACGCGGCCATCACCCGAATGGTACTGTGACCGAGCTTGCCGCTCGCGCAGATGATCGAGATGGTATTCCCCACGCCCACAACCGTATTGACGAATTGCGGCTGGAAAATGAACGGCTGCGCCGGATTGTGACCGACCTGCTGCTCGAGAAAATGAAGATCGAGGAGAAGCTTGCGCTCAGATCCAGCGGCGGGAACGGTTTGCCCCGCCGTGGTGAAGTCCAGAGCTGA
- a CDS encoding undecaprenyl-phosphate glucose phosphotransferase codes for MADLSDARIAKVPVSFGAFSFAFASLEAFAVVFEMIIVGLSSIIGGAAYHLFYYHTVYSNSFEGFLGIGVLAAILHMFVAKSQGLYNAQVLAGLDRRWSSLLGGWLLVVLLMTLIIFLLKVGSGVSRGSVMSFGVIGGLGLVAGRMLLQAPLQRAIDRGMLATRRAVVVGTADELSRVRQSSLLRDFGLSEVRRIQLSGLSDDAGDRAAVASAIRAARECGADEIILAMPWQQEPRIQFVCDQLRASPLPVRLLPDRTAERFLALRMVASGPIPTLEMQRSPLTSVERAGKRLFDIVASSGLLVLFAPLLIGTAIAIKLDSRGPVLFRQRRNGFDGRQFTILKFRSMHVLEDGDVITQARANDPRLTGIGATLRRRSIDELPQLVNVLRGDMSLVGPRPHALAHDDKYSKLIASYAQRQHVKPGITGLAQVQGLRGATPAIEDMQLRVAHDLIYIKSWSFVLDLRILLRTVGAVLRHKGI; via the coding sequence ATGGCGGACCTTTCGGACGCTCGAATAGCGAAGGTACCGGTTAGCTTCGGCGCCTTCTCGTTCGCTTTTGCCTCGCTCGAAGCGTTTGCTGTCGTCTTCGAGATGATCATCGTCGGGCTGTCCAGCATCATTGGCGGCGCGGCCTATCACCTGTTTTACTACCACACGGTTTATAGCAACAGCTTCGAGGGTTTTCTAGGGATCGGGGTCCTCGCCGCCATCCTTCACATGTTCGTGGCGAAGTCGCAGGGCCTCTACAATGCGCAGGTGCTGGCCGGTCTCGACCGGCGCTGGAGCAGCCTGCTCGGCGGGTGGCTGCTGGTGGTCCTGCTGATGACCCTGATCATCTTCCTTCTGAAGGTTGGCTCCGGCGTCTCGCGCGGGTCGGTGATGTCGTTTGGCGTGATCGGCGGCCTTGGGCTGGTGGCCGGACGGATGCTGCTGCAGGCGCCGCTGCAACGTGCGATCGACCGCGGCATGCTGGCGACGCGCCGTGCGGTGGTGGTCGGGACGGCGGACGAATTGTCCCGGGTGCGGCAATCGAGCCTGCTGCGCGATTTCGGCCTCAGCGAGGTGCGACGGATCCAGTTGTCCGGCCTGTCCGACGACGCGGGCGACCGCGCCGCCGTCGCGTCAGCCATTCGCGCGGCGCGGGAGTGCGGCGCCGACGAGATCATCCTGGCGATGCCCTGGCAGCAGGAACCGCGCATCCAGTTTGTGTGCGATCAGCTGCGGGCGTCACCGCTGCCGGTGCGGCTGCTGCCGGATCGGACGGCGGAGCGGTTCCTGGCGCTGCGGATGGTGGCGTCTGGCCCGATACCGACGCTGGAAATGCAGCGCTCGCCACTGACCTCGGTGGAGCGAGCCGGCAAGCGGCTGTTCGACATCGTGGCATCGAGTGGTCTTCTGGTGCTGTTCGCGCCGCTTTTGATCGGGACCGCGATTGCGATCAAGCTCGACTCCAGGGGGCCGGTCCTGTTCCGGCAGCGCCGCAACGGGTTCGACGGCAGGCAATTCACCATCCTCAAGTTCCGCTCCATGCATGTGCTCGAGGACGGCGATGTCATCACGCAGGCTCGCGCGAACGATCCGCGGCTGACCGGGATCGGCGCCACGCTGCGCCGCCGCAGCATCGACGAGCTGCCGCAGCTGGTGAACGTGCTGCGCGGCGACATGTCGCTGGTCGGGCCGCGGCCGCATGCGCTGGCGCATGACGACAAATATTCGAAGTTGATCGCAAGCTACGCGCAGCGCCAGCACGTCAAGCCGGGCATCACCGGTCTCGCACAAGTGCAGGGACTGCGCGGCGCGACTCCCGCGATCGAGGACATGCAGCTGCGCGTCGCGCACGACCTCATCTACATCAAGAGCTGGAGCTTCGTGCTCGACCTGCGCATCCTGCTGCGCACCGTGGGCGCGGTGCTGCGGCACAAGGGAATCTAG
- a CDS encoding metallophosphoesterase family protein, producing MRSLLRRMVGQTGDLEHDEGDETCIYAVGDIHGHADLLHEICARIDADMRKSRPARPIQVFLGDYIDRGPDSRDVIAMLEQRRRTHSVVCLLGNHEACLLEFLVNPDMLAQWRQFGGLQTLMSYGLTPSLNPDAAERRALAGQLVRQMPPAHLAFLRSLPITFSCGRYFFVHAGVRPGVALKRQRKEDLLWIRDDFLVSEDDFGKVVVHGHTPVHEAELLRNRINVDTGAYATGRLTCVKLEGARRTLLMTGNRAARHG from the coding sequence ATGCGCAGCCTCCTCCGGCGTATGGTCGGCCAAACCGGCGACCTCGAACATGACGAGGGCGACGAGACCTGCATCTATGCCGTCGGCGATATCCACGGACACGCCGACCTGCTGCACGAGATCTGCGCACGGATCGATGCCGATATGCGCAAGTCGCGTCCGGCGCGGCCGATCCAGGTCTTCCTTGGCGACTACATCGATCGCGGACCGGATTCGCGCGATGTGATCGCGATGCTCGAACAACGCCGCCGGACCCACAGCGTGGTCTGCCTGCTCGGCAATCACGAGGCCTGCCTGCTGGAGTTTCTCGTCAATCCCGACATGCTCGCGCAATGGCGGCAATTCGGCGGCCTGCAGACGCTGATGTCCTATGGACTGACGCCCTCGCTCAATCCCGACGCCGCGGAACGCAGGGCGCTCGCCGGGCAGTTGGTCCGCCAGATGCCGCCGGCCCATCTCGCCTTCCTGCGCTCGCTGCCGATCACCTTTTCCTGCGGCCGCTATTTCTTCGTGCATGCCGGCGTCAGGCCCGGCGTCGCGCTCAAGCGGCAGCGCAAGGAAGATCTGCTCTGGATCCGCGACGACTTCCTGGTGTCGGAAGATGATTTCGGCAAGGTCGTGGTCCACGGCCATACGCCGGTGCACGAGGCCGAGCTGCTGCGCAACCGCATCAATGTCGACACCGGCGCCTATGCGACGGGCCGCCTGACCTGTGTCAAGCTGGAGGGCGCGCGGCGAACCCTGCTGATGACCGGCAACCGGGCAGCGCGCCATGGCTGA